The DNA region TGACCGGTGCCTCCACGCCTTCGCCGTCCTCCGACTTGAAGTAGTCACCCTGCGCGGTGTTGGCGTTCTGCATCCGGGCCACGACGGCCGCGCCGCGGGCGATGGCCTGAGCACGAATGAGAGCGCGGAACAGCGGTTCAGTCTCTTTGGCCTTGCCGTTGAGCACGCGGTCGGAGAACGAGTGGCACGGGATTTCGAGGAAATTCGTCGGTTGCTTAGCCATGGCGCACCTCGATTTTCTTGATCTTCTTGACAACGCTGGCATCAGCGATCAAGTCTGGATCGATGTCAGGAAGGCGCTCCAACGACTTATCGCGGCAGCTGCAGCGGCGCGACCTGATCAGCCGGCCAGTCTCCACGCTCGCGCCGTATGCAATCCCGGCAACGAGGCATACGCCCCATTCCTTGAATTTCGGCATCCATTCTTCGATGACGACGATTTTTCCGACCAATTCCGGGTGAATGGAGCGCCTGATGCGGGCCATGTCGCCAACTTGGAAGCGTCGCTTAGCCATGACGAACCTCGCCGCGGGTCATCTCAGAAATGGCGCGCAGGGCATCGCCGGCTACGTCGAGCGCGTCGACGACGGTCGGTGCCGTTGCCGCGGCGCGCAGGGCGTCACGGGCAATGGCTGCGAGGAGTTGATTGTTGCGTTCGGTGTGAACGCGGAGAATTACTCGGTCGGCTTGTCCAGATCGATAGTCGCGCCGGCTGAGCGCATCCGATTGAGCACGCGCTCGATCGTGGATTGATCCAATTCCAACCGAGCCATCGCAAAGAACAACATGTGCAGCCCCATTTCGCGCCTGTTGTTCGCATCCGCCGCCATGTACTTGCGCCATCCCCGTCCGGTAGACACTCCGAACAGATCCGCCATTTCCGTGCTGCTCTTTTTCAGCTCCTCTTTTAGGCGTGCCATGTCCTCGGGCGACGGGGGTAAGTAATTGGTCATGTTCATTGGGCGCGAGCAGGCGCGCACGAAGTAAGGTCTTCATGATGGGCTTCCTTTCGGAGAAACGGTCCTCGCGGAGTGCGCGAACCATACCGATCAATATAGGACCAAAGGGTACCTTCGTCAAGTGCTGCCCGTATGTTTCTTCGCGCACGAATTTGAGAAACGGCACCGGGGGTAGGTGCCAAAAGTGCCAGAAGCCCCTTTTGTCACCTTTGGCACCGACCGGGGTACACACATTGGAAATTTTCATCATGCTTTCCTCCACTTCCCCGGGTGCAGCGTGTACACGGCGACGCGGTGGGTATGGCCTGCATCGGTCTGGCGATCGACCCGGGTCGTGATGATGTTCAGACCGTGCGCGTGGCGCAGCTCATGCACACGGGTAGCGGGCATCATCACGTCGAGATCCTTGCGGGCTTCGATGGTGGTGAGGGGGCCGACATGGCGGAGAGCAGCTTCGATGCGCTTGCACTGCGTTTTGGCATCATTGCCCGGGAAGGCGGTGAGAATCGATTGACGGTCCATTACGCCACCTCCACGCCGGCCGATGCCGCTTGTATACGGGCGGGGAAGCCGATAGAATTGGACTTCGGACTGTTGTGCTTTTGGTTTTGTGCTTGGTCGCTCGCCTTCACGGCAGCGGCCATTTTTTTTGTCGTGTGCATGGCTCGCTCCCGTTATGCCGCTTGGCGCGATTCAGCGGCGCGCTTGCCGAGCCACGACACCAGCTCGTTTTCGTCGAACACGGTTACGCGGGGCGACAGCTTGATCGGCTTCGGGAAGTCGGGGAGGGTGCGCGCGTAACGCCAGATGGTGGTCACGCTGACGCCGCACAGATCAGCGGCCTTGGGCGGGCGCATCTTGCGGCTGGGGGATGCTGCGAACATGGTGTAACTCCTGTGGTTCCGTGTGGCGCAACTGTTTGCGCTACTGGTGACCACAGGTTATTTCTGGCGGCCTGGCTGACTATCCCATTTAGGGTAGAGCGCTACCCTAAATAGGGTGATAGGGCAGTCACTCGTTCATTTTTATGGATCTGTTGGCTTTGGCAAAAACCGTCTCCAGCGTTGCCCTTTTGAGGCCTGGTATCTGACTGTAGTTTTCAAGTAACGTCTTAATTACATCGTTTTGACTTAGTTTTCCGGAAGTCCCGGTCAATGAATATTCCATCAGAAGAGCGCCAATGATCGCAATAAGAGTTGCCTCTTTATGCTTTGGCTTCTCCGAAGCATCTTCGCCCTGTGCCTTTGGATCTAATGCAACCTCTGGGACCAGCGTGACCCGAATCGCCAGTTGTTCCGGTATCTCCCATTTGACCGATATAGCCCACGCTGCAAAGTCTTCGACTCTAACCGTGCATCGATCTTGGTTTCCCATTGTGATTGAGCGAACTGGTAGTTTTGGATTGACGCTCAGATTTGCGCGGGCGATGAACATGCGGTCCGCAAACTCGTCGCCCTCTCCAAATTTCGGAGGTCCGCCGTCGTAGTCTTTATCTACTCGCTGCACTCTTTCCGGCTCGACGTCAAAAGACAGCGCTACTGCAGCCCACAGTTCGACCTCTGGGACGTGATCCCATTTAGCCCACTTTGGTTGCCGCGCTTGGGCTGCATCAAGTAGAAAAGTATTGAAATCCTTTTTTAGGTGATCCTTCGCTATTTGTGGCGTAGTTTTTTCGTACAGGTGATATAGCTGCTCGGCAGTTTTCACCGTGGGCGGAGACAAAAGAGCTTTATTTATTTTCCGTTGTTGCTCTGCCCAAAATGCTATGTTTCGTTGGTTTATTTTGTCTTGGCGGTCTTCTATTTCTGCTTGCGTGAGCAGTTTCTGATAATGCAATGAAATTGCATCGAGGTCTGTCAGCTTTGAGTTTTCAGGCAAACTCTCATGCTCATCTTGGCTCATCACACGTTCCCTTACGTGCCCCTATAAATAAGGTGCCGCGCCAGACGGGTAGGGTGCCCGCTTTTCGATTGGCCGATCTAGGCGCGGCGTGAGACGGTTATGCGGTCCTGCGGAAGTTGCCCGGGATGACCTTGCCGCCGGCCTCCAGGGCGTCGAGCATGTCCGCCCATGCCTGCATCATCCTGCGCCGGTCGTCGAGGTGCTGCGCCTGGTTGTACGTGCGCCGCACGGCGTTGGGCTCCACATGGGCAAGCTGACGCTCGACCCAGTCGCACGGATACCCCATCTCGTTAAGCCGCGTACTGCCGGTCGTCCGGGTCGCGTGCGGGCTGTACTTGGTCGCCCATCCCAGCGCCTTGAGCGCGCCACGCTGGGAAGCAGTCGTCATGGGCTTCTTGCGGTCGTCGCGGTGTGGGAAAACGTGCCGGGTGTTGCCGTTCACGCCGCGGATGCCGGCGAGCATGGCGACCGTCTGTGAGGGCAGGGGGACGACGTGTTGCTGACGCTTCTTCATCCGTTCCGCGGGGATCGTCCAAGTCGCGCTCTCCAGGTCAAACTCTGACCATTCAGCTTCTATCGCTTCCGACGGCCGGCAAAGCGTCGCCCACATCAGCCGGAACGCGCCCACCGTCTGAAAGTTGGACTCATGGCTGGTGAGGTCGCGCATCAGTTGCCCGATCTCGTCGACGCCCAGCGCGCGCTTGTGCTGCGTTTTGCTCGGCGGGATTGCCCTGCGGACTGGATACACCGGGTCAGTCTCGGCGCGCAAGGTCGATATCGCCAGTTCGAACACGCCGGACATCGCGCGACGGGCCTCGGCGGCGACTGTGGGCGCGGTCTTCGCGGTCTTCTGCAGGATGCGCAACACGTGGGCGGACGTGACCGAGGCGATGCCTAGCTTGCCGATCGACGGAAACACGATGCGTTGGAGCGTGTCCAGGCGGCGCGCCTTCGTTTCGGCGGTCCAATCCTTGAGGGCAAGCCATTCGCGGGCGACCTGCTCGAACGTCTGCGCGTGGGCCTGCTCGCGCTTGATCCGCTCCAGTTGCCGGGCGTGGACGGGGCTTATCCCTTCCTTCACCTGGTCTCGGGCTTTCTGTCGGGCCACGCGGGCATCGGACAGGCTGACGGCTGGATAGTCGCCGATCGCCAGGATGCTTTCTTTGCCGGCCAGCTCGAACCGGTACCGCCATGCGCGAGTACCGTTCGGCTTGACCTCCAGGTAGAGGCCCTTGCCGTCCGTCAGTTTGTACGGCCGGTCCTTCGGCTTGGCGTTGCGGCACTGGATGTCGGTCAGCATGGCGGTTTCGGTGTCGTACCCGGTTTTTGCAACCGGTGTCTTTTTCGTACCCGGTTCTATACCCGGAAAAACCGGGTATGCCTGATTGTGTCAGTTCGGACCAAGACACAAAAAAACCCGCACGGGGCGGGCTTCTCCGGCGTCAATGGCATTGTATGCCACTAACTGATTCTAATGGAACCGCTTAGACGTTGAACAGGAAATTCAACACATCCCCATCCCGCACCACGTATTCCTTGCCCTCGGCGCGCATCTTGCCGGCTTCCTTCGCGCCCTGCTCGCCGCGGTAGGCGATGAAATCGTCATAACCGATGGTCTGGGCGCGAATGAAGCCGCGTTCGAAATCGGTGTGGATGACGCCGGCGGCCTGCGGCGCGGTATTGCCGACGCGAATCGTCCAGGCCCGCACTTCCTTGACGCCGGCGGTAAAGTAGGTCTGCAGGCCCAGCAGGCGATACGCGGCGCGGATCACACGGCTCAGCCCCGGTTCCTCCATGCCCATGTCGGCCAGAAACACGGACTTGTCCTCTTCCTCCATGTCGGCGATTTCCGCTTCCACCGCCGCGCACACGGCCACGACCGGCGCCTTCTCGGCCTCGGCATACTTGCGCACGGCATCGAGCTTCGGATTGTTCTCGAATCCGTCGTCCTTGACGTTGGCGACATACATGATCGGCTTGGACGTGATCAGGCAGAACGGCTTGAGCAGGGCCAGTTCGTCGTCGGACAGATCGAGCGTGCGCACCGGCAGCGCCTGATCCAGCTGGACGCGGGCTTTCTCGAGCACCGCGACCAGTTTCGCGCCTTCCTTGTCGTTGCCGGACTTGACCGCTTTCGAATAGCGCGAGAGCGCTTTCTCGACCGTGGCCATGTCGGACAGCGCGAGTTCGGTGTTGATGACTTCGATATCGGAGATCGGATCGACCTTGCCCGCCACGTGGATCACGTTCTCGTCGTCGAAGCAGCGCACGACGTGCGTGATCGCGTCCGTCTCCCGGATGTTGGCGAGAAACTTGTTGCCCAGTCCTTCACCGGTGGAAGCGCCTGCCACCAGACCGGCGATGTCGACGAACTCCACCACGGCCGGCACGATGCGCTCGGGCTTGACGATCTCGCTCAGGCCCGCGAGCCGCGGATCGGGCACTTCGACGATGCCGACGTTCGGTTCGATCGTGCAGAACGGATAATTTTCCGCAGCGATGCCCGCCTTGGTCAGGGCATTGAAGAGGGTGGACTTGCCGACGTTGGGCAAGCCGACGATGCCGCATTGGAGGCTCATGGATGGGGCTCTGGAATCTGTGCGAAAAACGCCAATTGTAACCTCTTCGGCCCGAGCGATGGCCGGCGTGAGCCGTGAACGCCGGCGCTATAATGCCCGGATGAGCCCATCCTCCTCTCCCTTCCACGCCGTCGTCGTCGGCGGCGGCCTCGTCGGCAAGTCCGCGGCGCTCGCGCTGAGCCAGGCCGGCCTGCGCGTCGCCTTGCTCGCGCCGCATGTCGCGCCGCTCGCGGCGGGGCAGCTGTTCGACAAGCGGGTCTACGCGCTGTCGGCCAGTTCGCAGGCACTGTTCGAACGCCTGCGCGTCTGGCAGGCGCTCGACAAGGCGCGCCTCGGCCCGGTCCACGACATGCGCGTCATCGGCGACGCGTTCGCCGAACTGCATTTCTCGGCGTTCCAGGCGGCGGTGCCGCAGCTGGCATGGATCGCCGAGTCGCACCTGCTCGAGACCGCGCTGGACACCGCGCTGCATTTCCAGCCGCAGCTCGAATGGCTGCCGGCGCGGGCGCAGGCGCTGACGATCGACGCCGAAGGGGCGACGCTGGCGCTCGACGATGCCCGGCCACTGCGCGCCGAGCTGATCGTCGGCGCGGACGGCGCGCACTCCTGGGTGCGCGCGCAGATGGGCGCGCAGGTCAAGCATCGCGATTACGGCCAGACCGGCGTGGTGGCGAACTTCACGATCAGCAAGCCGCACGCCGAAACCGCCTGGCAGTGGTTCCGGGACGGCGAGATCGTCGCGTTGCTGCCGATGGCGGGCCCGTATGTGTCGCTGGTCTGGTCGGCGACGCATGAACATGCCGCCGCGCTGGTCGCCGGCGGCGGCGCGGCGCTGGCGGCCGAACTGGAGCGTTTCGCCGGTGCCTCGCACGGCATCTTCGATTGCGTGTCCGAGCCGGTGGGTTTCCCGCTGGCGTTGCAGACGGTCGACCGGCTGAGCGGGGCGCGCGTCGCGCTGGTGGGCGACGCGGCCCACCTGATTCATCCGCTCGCGGGGCAGGGGGTCAACCTCGGCTTGCGCGATGTCGCGGCGCTGATCGAGGTGCTGCGCGCGAAGGAACGTTTCCGGGGCTATGGCGATCCAATCCTGCTGCGCCGCTACGAGCGGGCGCGGCGCGAGGACATCGCCGCGCTCACCCTCGCGACCGACGGGCTGCAACGCCTGTTCGCCGCGCCCGGCTTCGTGGCCCGGAACCTTCGCAATCTGGGCATGTCGCTGGTGGCGGCGCAACCGTTCGTCAAGCGCTGGCTGATCAACAACGCACTGGGCTGAGACGTGCTCCCGGGCCGGCGCCCACGCCGGTCGCCGGGTCGTCCGCTCCGCATTTCGTCATAAAGGAATCCGATGAAGTTCTCCCTGCCGTCCCTGTTCGCCGTCGCGGCGTTTGCCTTGTCCGGTCTGGGCGGCGTGCCGCTGCTGGCGCACGCCGATGCGACCACCGACGCGCTCAAGGCCACCCTGCAAAAGAAATTCGGCGGGCAGGCGCCCGTCAGCGCCGTGCGCAAGTCGCCGGTGGCGGGCCTGTATGAAGTCACGTTCGGCAAGCAGGTGGTCTACAGCGATCCCACCGGGCGTTACGTGATCCTCGGCAATATCCGCGATACGGCCACGGGCGAGGATCTGACGCAGACGCGCACCGACGAATTGAACCGCATCGATTTCGCCAGACTGCCGCTCAACGACGCGGTCAAGGTGGTGCACGGCAAGGGCGAGCGCAAGATCGCGGTGTTCTCCGATCCGAACTGCCCGTATTGCCATCGGCTGGAGGAAACGCTGCAAGGCGTCGACAACGTGACGGTCTATACCTTCCTGTACCCGATCCTGTCGCCGGACTCGGCGGAGAAATCCAAGGCGATCTGGTGCGCGAAGGACAAGGGCAAATCCTGGGAAGACTGGATGCTGCGCCGCGTCGCGCCCACCGCCTCCACGGCGGGCGGTTGCGATGTCGCCGCGCTGGAGCGTAACCTGAAGCTTGGCCAGGACATGAACGTGACCGGCACGCCGACGGTCTTCCTCGTCGACGGCAACCGGCTGCCGGGCGCGGTGTCGGCCGACGAACTCAAGAGCCGGCTGGCGTCGGCGCACTGACCCCTGGAACCGTCACTCATGCAACCGATCCGCTATGCGATCGTCGCCCGGCACGCGGCGGCGCACCTGTTCGATGTCACGCTGCGCGTCGACGATCCCGACCCGCGCGGCCAGGCGTTCTATCTGCCCGCCTGGATTCCGGGCAGCTACATGATCCGCGAGTTCGCGCGCAATATCGTCACGCTGACGGCGCACGATGCGGCGGGCGGGCCGGTGCCGGTCCGCAAGACCGGAAAGGATCGCTGGCTGGCCGACCCGGTCGACGGCGCGTTGACGCTGCGCTATCAGGTATATGCATGGGACCTGTCGGTGCGCAGCGCGCACCTCGACCAGACGGTGGGCTTCTTCAACGGCACCAGCGTGTTTCTGGCGGTGGCGGGCCGTGAGGCCGCGTCCTGCCTGGTCGACATTCAGCGCCCCGAGGGCGCCGGGTTCGCGTCGTGGCGGGTGGCGACCGCGCTGCCGGAGGCGGACGGCACCGCGCGCTACGGCTTCGGTCTGTACCGTGCCGCGGACTACGACGAACTGATCGATCATCCGGTCACGCTCGGCGAGTTCGCGCTCGCGACGTTCGATGCGTGCGGCGTGCCGCATGACGTGGTCATCAGCGGCCCGGTGCCCGGCCTGGACATGGACCGCCTGACCGCGGATCTGCGCAAGATCTGCGAGACGCAGATCGCCTTCTTCGAACCCGACACCCAACGCGCGCCGATGGACCGCTACGTCTTCATGACGATGGCGGTGACCGACGGCTATGGCGGCCTCGAACACCGCGCGTCGACCGCGCTGATCGCCAAGCGCGGCGATTTTCCGGTGCGCGGCGCGGCGGGCGACGGACCGCTCTCCGACGGGTACCGGACCTATCTCGGCCTGTGCAGCCACGAGTACTTCCATACGTGGAACGTCAAGCGCATCAAACCGGACCGGTTCGCGCCCTACGACCTGACGCGCGAGACGCCGACGGAGCTGCTGTGGCTGTTCGAGGGTTTCACGTCCTACTACGACGATCTCTTCCTGTTGCGCAGCGGCGTGATTCCGCGGACCGACTACCTGCGGCTGCTGGGCAAGACCGTGGGCGGCGTGCTGCGCGGCAGCGGGCGGCGCAAGCAGAGCGTGGCGGAGAGTTCGTTCGACGCCTGGGTGAAGTACTACCGGCAGGACGAGAACGCCACGAACGCGATCGTCAGCTATTACACGAAGGGGTCGCTGGTCGCGCTGGCGTTCGATCTGGCGATCCGCGCGGCAAGCGACGGGCAGCGCTCGCTCGACGATGTCATGCGCGCGCTCTGGCACCGTTACGGGCGCGATTTCTATGCCGGCAAGCCGGTCGGCATCGCGGCGGACGCGGTACTGCCGCTGCTGTGCGAGGCGAGCGGCACGGATCTTGGCGAGCTTTTCGCGCTGGCGGTGCAGGGCACCGACGATCTGCCGCTCGAGCGTCTGCTGGCGGCGGTGGGTGTGACGCTGGCGCCGGTGCCGGGCAAGCAGCCGGTGTCGATCGGAGCGCGTGTGAAAGCCGGCGCCGACGCGACCCTCGCCGCGGTGTTCGACGATGGCGCGGCGCAACACGCCGGATTGTCCGCGGGCGATATCCTCGTCGCGCTGGACGGGCTGCGGATCACCGGCGGCAACCTGGATGGCTTGCTCGCACGTTACCGGCCCGGGCAGATGGTCGTGCTGCACGCGTTCCGACGCGACGTATTGCGCGATTTCACCTTGTCGCTGGATGTGCCGGACGTCGTCGAGTACGCGCTGGCGGTGCGCGAGGCCGGTGGCGCCGAGGGCCGGGACGAAGTCCTCGCGCAGGCGGGACGGTTGCGCGAGGCCTGGCTCGGTGCGTCCTGATACGGCGGCGGGAGACGGGGGGCGCCGCGTTCAACGCGCGGCGGCACGACGGATCGCCTCGCACATCGGCTCGATTTCCGTCAAATATTCGATGAAGACCTGCGTTTTGCGCGGTACGAAGCGACGCGACGGCATCACCAGATGCACCGGCGTGCTGGACAGCCGCCAGTCCGGCAGGATGCGCACCAGCCCGTGGTGCGCTTTCTCGCCCCCCATCATCGCATCCGGCAGGATCGCCATGCCCGCGCCCGCCACCGTCAATTCCCTGACCATCGACAAGCTGTTGGCCTCGATACGCCCCGTCATCGTGACCTCGACCTGTTGCCGGCCGCGCGTCAGCACCTCCCGTTCATGCACCTGACGCGCGCCGCGCAGCAAAACGAAGCGGTGCCGGGCCAGGTCGGCCGGCGCGTCGGGCAGGCCCTCGCGTTCGATATGCGCGGCGCTGGCATAGATCGAACGCGTCATGTCCCCGAGCTTGCGGGCCACCAGCGTGGAATCCGCCAGATGGCCGGCACGGATCGCGATATCGATGCGTTCGCCGATCAGGTCGACATGCCGCGCGCTCAGATCGAATTCCAGCGAGACCTCGGGATAGCGCAGGCTGAAGCCCGCCAGCGGTCGGGCCAGCCAGTGCTCGGAAAAATCCGGCGGTGCGGAAATGCGCAGCAGTCCGCGCGGCTGTTCGGCGAGTTGCGAGGCGAAATCCCGCGCCGCTTCGACATCCTCCAGGATCGGCAGACAGCGCGCCAGATACGCCAGTCCGACCTCGGTCAGCTCCAGCCGTCGGGTGCTTTTGTCGAGCAGACGCGTGCCGAGCCGCTGCTCCAGCTTGCCGAGCCGCCGGCTCACGGTGGTCTTGGGCATGCCCAGGCGCACGCCGGCCGCGGTCAGGCTGCCTGCGCGCGCCACTTCGGCGAAAACCAGCATGTCGTTCAGATCGTCCATCGCGGGCATGGCATGTCGGATAGGGGAGGGCAAGAAGAGAGCGGAACGATTCGTCCCATAAACGGGACAATGATACCCAATAAACGGTCTCGTTCCAAAAACGGGATCGCTTACAATGGGGGTGCACGCCGGGCTTGCCCGGCGCTTTCTCACACTCGCAGTCCGGTTACAAGGAACGCATCATGACGACGATTCTCCAGATCAACGGCGCCGCACGCTCGCAAGGCTCCCAGTCCACGCTGCTCGCCGGCGAAGCCGCGCAGCATCTGCTGGTCAAGCACCCGGGCGCGACGCTCGTCGTACGCGATTTGCTGGGCAGCGCCCTACCCAACCTGAACGACGAGATTCTGGGGGCGTTTTTCACGCCGGCCGAGGCGCGCAACGAAGCGCAGCAGGCGATCGAGGCGAAAAGCGCGGCGTTGATCGCCGAACTGCAGGCCGCCGACGTGGTGGTGATCGGCGCGCCGTTGTACAACTTCGGCGACTCCACCCAGTTGAAGGGCTATTTCGACTGGATCACGCGCGCCGGCCAGACCTTCCGCTATACCGCCGAAGGCACGCCGGAAGGTCTGGTCAAGGGCAAGAAGGTGGTTGTCGTCGTGGCGCGGGGCGGCAAGTATCACGGCACGCCGCTGGACACGCAGACGCCCTATCTGAAGACGCTGCTGGGCTTTCTCGGCATGACCGACGTGACCTTCGTCTACGCCGAAGGTTTCGCGATGGGCCCGGACGCGGCGGCGCTGGCGCTGTCGAGCGCGCGCGAAGCGATCGCCGCGCTGTAGGCGTTATTCCGGCACGCCGGGGATCCGTCAGACGGCGGGAATGCGCCAATCGATCGGCGTGCGACCGCTGGCGGTCAGCACTTCGTTCGCCCGCGCGAAGTGGCCGCAGCCGAAAAACCCGCGATGCGCGGACAATGGCGACGGATGCGGCGCTTCCAGTACCAGATGATGCGCGTGTTGCGCGAGCAGCGTGCGTTTGGCCTGCGCATGCGCGCCCCACAGCATGAACACGATGCCTTGCCGTTGCTGTCCGAGGTGCGCGATCAGCGCGTCGGTGCACGGTTCCCAGCCGCGTTTGGCGTGACTCGCCGCTTTGTCGCGTTCGACGGTGAGCACCGTGTTCAGCAGCAGCACACCTTGCCGCGCCCAGTGATCGAGGCAGCCGTGCGGTGGTGGCCCGAAGCCGAATTCGGCGCTGATTTCCTTGCAGATATTGCGCAGCGACGGCGGCGGACGCACGCCGGGCGGGACGGAGAACGCGAGCCCGTGCGCCTGCGGGATGCCATGATCCTCGCCGTGGTAAGGATCCTGCCCGAGGATCACCACCTTGACGTCCTCCGGCGGGGTCAGCAGCAGCGCGCGAAAGGGCTCGGCCGGGTAGATCGTTTTCCCGGCAGCGCGTTCGCCGTCGACGAAAGCGCACAGCCGCGTATAGGTCGGACTGCCGATGAACGCGTCGAGCGGCCGGCGCCAGGCGGTCGGGATCGTGGCGAACTGGCGTGCGAGGGCGGCGTCGCTCACCGCATGGCCACCGGCTTTCCTGAAGAGGCCATAGCCTCGGGCCGCTTTCGACACATCGTCCGGCATCAACCCCGGGACCGCGTCGCGCAGGCGCGCGGCGAACGCCAGCAGCGCCGCTTCGTCGCCGGATTTCAATTCCAGTTCGATTTCCCGGATCGGGACGGTCGCATCGGTCAGGTCCGAGGCGACGGCGCCCAGATCGAGCGCCGCCTCGATCCGGGCACCCTCGACCTCGACGATCCACAGCGTGCGATCGAAATCGGTGCGGAACACCGGCCGCAGATGTGCGGCGTGGGCCGCGACCGCGGCCCGCGCGGCGGCATCGTCGCAGGCGTCCAGCAGCGCCGGCAATTCGAGCGCTTCGCCTGCCACCGGTTGTTCCCATTCGCCCCGCGCGTGCAGACCCTGCGTGGCCTTTCCGGCGGTCTTCAAGGTCTGCAACCAGCCGTCGGGCGTGCGGCGCAGCCGCAGCGCCACCCGTGCCTGCGCCAACGCCAGCGCGGGGGTGTCGAAATAGACATTGCCAAGCGTGATCGTGCGGCCCGCGCCGCCGCTCGCCGCGTCCAGAAAATGCACCGCGGCATCGATGAGCGCGGTGCCCAGCGCGAGCTTCAGTTCTTTCTCGATGGCCATGCCTGTCTCGGGAATAGGGGGAATGTCGGAACCCGGGGCGGACCGGAGTCAGGCCGCGGGCCGGAACAGGCGGGCCAGTTCGACGCCGGGATCCGGCGCGCGCATGAAGGCTTCGCCGACCAGGAAACCCGGCACGCCGGCGTCGCGCAGGCGGCGGACGTCGTCCGCGTTGGCGATCCCGGATTCGGTGATCACCATCTTGTCCGCCGGCAGTTCGCCCAGCAACGACAATGTGTTGTCGAGCGATGTCTCGAAAGTCCGCAGATCGCGGTTGTTGATGCCCAGCAGGGGCGTGCGCAGCGACAGCGCCGCATCGAGTTCGGCACGGCCGTGGATTTCGACCAGCACGGC from Robbsia betulipollinis includes:
- a CDS encoding helix-turn-helix domain-containing protein, producing the protein MDRQSILTAFPGNDAKTQCKRIEAALRHVGPLTTIEARKDLDVMMPATRVHELRHAHGLNIITTRVDRQTDAGHTHRVAVYTLHPGKWRKA
- a CDS encoding helix-turn-helix transcriptional regulator produces the protein MFAASPSRKMRPPKAADLCGVSVTTIWRYARTLPDFPKPIKLSPRVTVFDENELVSWLGKRAAESRQAA
- a CDS encoding tyrosine-type recombinase/integrase; translation: MLTDIQCRNAKPKDRPYKLTDGKGLYLEVKPNGTRAWRYRFELAGKESILAIGDYPAVSLSDARVARQKARDQVKEGISPVHARQLERIKREQAHAQTFEQVAREWLALKDWTAETKARRLDTLQRIVFPSIGKLGIASVTSAHVLRILQKTAKTAPTVAAEARRAMSGVFELAISTLRAETDPVYPVRRAIPPSKTQHKRALGVDEIGQLMRDLTSHESNFQTVGAFRLMWATLCRPSEAIEAEWSEFDLESATWTIPAERMKKRQQHVVPLPSQTVAMLAGIRGVNGNTRHVFPHRDDRKKPMTTASQRGALKALGWATKYSPHATRTTGSTRLNEMGYPCDWVERQLAHVEPNAVRRTYNQAQHLDDRRRMMQAWADMLDALEAGGKVIPGNFRRTA
- the ychF gene encoding redox-regulated ATPase YchF, which gives rise to MSLQCGIVGLPNVGKSTLFNALTKAGIAAENYPFCTIEPNVGIVEVPDPRLAGLSEIVKPERIVPAVVEFVDIAGLVAGASTGEGLGNKFLANIRETDAITHVVRCFDDENVIHVAGKVDPISDIEVINTELALSDMATVEKALSRYSKAVKSGNDKEGAKLVAVLEKARVQLDQALPVRTLDLSDDELALLKPFCLITSKPIMYVANVKDDGFENNPKLDAVRKYAEAEKAPVVAVCAAVEAEIADMEEEDKSVFLADMGMEEPGLSRVIRAAYRLLGLQTYFTAGVKEVRAWTIRVGNTAPQAAGVIHTDFERGFIRAQTIGYDDFIAYRGEQGAKEAGKMRAEGKEYVVRDGDVLNFLFNV
- a CDS encoding UbiH/UbiF family hydroxylase, translating into MSPSSSPFHAVVVGGGLVGKSAALALSQAGLRVALLAPHVAPLAAGQLFDKRVYALSASSQALFERLRVWQALDKARLGPVHDMRVIGDAFAELHFSAFQAAVPQLAWIAESHLLETALDTALHFQPQLEWLPARAQALTIDAEGATLALDDARPLRAELIVGADGAHSWVRAQMGAQVKHRDYGQTGVVANFTISKPHAETAWQWFRDGEIVALLPMAGPYVSLVWSATHEHAAALVAGGGAALAAELERFAGASHGIFDCVSEPVGFPLALQTVDRLSGARVALVGDAAHLIHPLAGQGVNLGLRDVAALIEVLRAKERFRGYGDPILLRRYERARREDIAALTLATDGLQRLFAAPGFVARNLRNLGMSLVAAQPFVKRWLINNALG
- a CDS encoding DsbC family protein; amino-acid sequence: MPSLFAVAAFALSGLGGVPLLAHADATTDALKATLQKKFGGQAPVSAVRKSPVAGLYEVTFGKQVVYSDPTGRYVILGNIRDTATGEDLTQTRTDELNRIDFARLPLNDAVKVVHGKGERKIAVFSDPNCPYCHRLEETLQGVDNVTVYTFLYPILSPDSAEKSKAIWCAKDKGKSWEDWMLRRVAPTASTAGGCDVAALERNLKLGQDMNVTGTPTVFLVDGNRLPGAVSADELKSRLASAH
- a CDS encoding M61 family metallopeptidase; translated protein: MQPIRYAIVARHAAAHLFDVTLRVDDPDPRGQAFYLPAWIPGSYMIREFARNIVTLTAHDAAGGPVPVRKTGKDRWLADPVDGALTLRYQVYAWDLSVRSAHLDQTVGFFNGTSVFLAVAGREAASCLVDIQRPEGAGFASWRVATALPEADGTARYGFGLYRAADYDELIDHPVTLGEFALATFDACGVPHDVVISGPVPGLDMDRLTADLRKICETQIAFFEPDTQRAPMDRYVFMTMAVTDGYGGLEHRASTALIAKRGDFPVRGAAGDGPLSDGYRTYLGLCSHEYFHTWNVKRIKPDRFAPYDLTRETPTELLWLFEGFTSYYDDLFLLRSGVIPRTDYLRLLGKTVGGVLRGSGRRKQSVAESSFDAWVKYYRQDENATNAIVSYYTKGSLVALAFDLAIRAASDGQRSLDDVMRALWHRYGRDFYAGKPVGIAADAVLPLLCEASGTDLGELFALAVQGTDDLPLERLLAAVGVTLAPVPGKQPVSIGARVKAGADATLAAVFDDGAAQHAGLSAGDILVALDGLRITGGNLDGLLARYRPGQMVVLHAFRRDVLRDFTLSLDVPDVVEYALAVREAGGAEGRDEVLAQAGRLREAWLGAS
- a CDS encoding LysR family transcriptional regulator, producing the protein MPAMDDLNDMLVFAEVARAGSLTAAGVRLGMPKTTVSRRLGKLEQRLGTRLLDKSTRRLELTEVGLAYLARCLPILEDVEAARDFASQLAEQPRGLLRISAPPDFSEHWLARPLAGFSLRYPEVSLEFDLSARHVDLIGERIDIAIRAGHLADSTLVARKLGDMTRSIYASAAHIEREGLPDAPADLARHRFVLLRGARQVHEREVLTRGRQQVEVTMTGRIEANSLSMVRELTVAGAGMAILPDAMMGGEKAHHGLVRILPDWRLSSTPVHLVMPSRRFVPRKTQVFIEYLTEIEPMCEAIRRAAAR
- a CDS encoding FMN-dependent NADH-azoreductase; its protein translation is MTTILQINGAARSQGSQSTLLAGEAAQHLLVKHPGATLVVRDLLGSALPNLNDEILGAFFTPAEARNEAQQAIEAKSAALIAELQAADVVVIGAPLYNFGDSTQLKGYFDWITRAGQTFRYTAEGTPEGLVKGKKVVVVVARGGKYHGTPLDTQTPYLKTLLGFLGMTDVTFVYAEGFAMGPDAAALALSSAREAIAAL